Proteins encoded within one genomic window of Paraburkholderia sp. HP33-1:
- a CDS encoding Vgb family protein — MTTGNIGLAQAQAQPPSFESFAVPTGSAPHDVAPAHDGTVWYTAQAQGALGRLDPRSGKIDKIALGAGSAPHGVIVGPDSAAWVTDGGLNAIVRVDPKTLAVTRFPLPKDRPDANLNTAVFDKQGHLWFTGQSGIYGELDPERARMRVFDAPRGPGAYGICVTRSGELYFASLAGNYLGHIDPATGAAQVIDPPTSKQGARRVWSDSRGRVWVSEWNAGKVGVFDPATHQWREWRLPGDDPHAYAIFVDDQDIVWLSEWSANALVRFDPRAERFDVLPLPRDHANVREMMGRPGEVWLSESGTDHLLLYRSRVADVRGQ; from the coding sequence ATGACCACCGGCAACATCGGCCTCGCGCAGGCACAAGCACAGCCGCCGTCGTTCGAGAGCTTCGCCGTTCCGACCGGCAGTGCGCCGCATGACGTCGCGCCGGCGCATGACGGCACCGTGTGGTACACCGCGCAGGCGCAGGGAGCGCTCGGGCGACTGGACCCGCGCAGCGGCAAAATCGACAAAATTGCGCTCGGCGCCGGATCGGCCCCGCATGGTGTTATCGTCGGTCCCGATAGCGCGGCGTGGGTCACCGACGGCGGCCTGAACGCGATTGTGCGCGTCGATCCGAAGACGCTCGCCGTCACGCGTTTTCCGCTGCCCAAGGACCGGCCGGATGCCAATCTGAACACCGCCGTGTTCGACAAGCAGGGGCATCTGTGGTTTACCGGGCAAAGTGGCATCTACGGCGAGCTCGATCCCGAGCGAGCCCGAATGCGCGTCTTTGATGCACCACGCGGCCCAGGGGCCTACGGTATCTGCGTGACCCGCTCAGGGGAGCTGTATTTCGCGTCACTGGCGGGGAATTATCTCGGTCACATCGACCCCGCGACGGGTGCGGCGCAGGTCATCGACCCGCCAACGTCGAAGCAGGGCGCGCGCCGCGTCTGGTCCGATTCCAGGGGGCGCGTCTGGGTCAGCGAGTGGAACGCCGGCAAGGTCGGCGTATTCGATCCCGCCACGCATCAATGGCGCGAATGGCGACTGCCCGGCGACGATCCGCACGCGTATGCGATTTTTGTCGACGACCAGGATATCGTCTGGCTCAGTGAATGGAGCGCTAACGCGCTAGTGCGCTTTGACCCGCGTGCCGAGCGGTTCGACGTGTTGCCGCTGCCGCGTGACCACGCGAACGTGCGTGAGATGATGGGCCGTCCGGGCGAGGTGTGGCTGTCCGAGTCGGGTACCGATCACCTGTTGCTCTACAGGTCCCGTGTGGCCGATGTGAGAGGGCAGTGA
- a CDS encoding DMT family transporter, which produces MNSRLSAVLTALTAAALFGAATPLAKALLGSMSPFMVAGLFYLGSGLGLGVGIITRRMRRPPAQAANQHRIRRDELPWLAGAIVAGGVAGPALLMLGLSSTPAATSSLLLNLEGVLTAVIAWVVFRENVDLQVFLGMVAIVAGGVMLSWTPGEAGVPAGALLIVGACLCWAVDNNLTRKVSANDAMVIACLKGLIAGPVNLVIAFATGASLPPAITLGAAMLTGLAGYGVSLVLFVVALRQLGTARTGAYFSVAPLFGVGISLLIWPEQPSVIFWIAAALMALGIWLHVRERHEHEHRHELMEHSHRHRHDEHHQHEHDFPYDGDEPHTHPHVHLPITHSHAHFPDIHHRHQH; this is translated from the coding sequence ATGAATTCGAGACTTAGCGCGGTATTGACTGCCCTCACCGCCGCGGCGCTGTTCGGCGCCGCGACGCCCTTGGCCAAAGCCCTGCTCGGCTCGATGTCACCGTTCATGGTCGCGGGCCTGTTCTACCTCGGGAGCGGCCTTGGCCTCGGCGTCGGCATCATCACCCGCCGGATGCGACGGCCGCCGGCGCAAGCCGCGAATCAGCACCGGATTCGCAGAGATGAGTTGCCGTGGCTTGCCGGCGCGATCGTCGCCGGCGGTGTCGCCGGACCGGCGCTGCTGATGCTGGGTCTATCGAGCACCCCGGCCGCAACGAGTTCGCTGCTGCTGAATCTCGAAGGCGTGCTGACTGCCGTCATTGCGTGGGTGGTGTTCCGGGAGAACGTCGACCTGCAAGTGTTTCTCGGCATGGTTGCGATCGTCGCCGGAGGAGTGATGTTGTCCTGGACACCCGGAGAAGCGGGTGTGCCTGCCGGTGCGCTGCTGATCGTCGGAGCATGTCTGTGCTGGGCGGTCGACAACAATCTCACGCGCAAGGTGTCCGCGAATGACGCGATGGTGATCGCCTGCCTGAAAGGTCTGATCGCCGGTCCCGTGAATCTTGTGATCGCTTTTGCGACCGGAGCATCACTGCCGCCAGCCATCACACTGGGTGCTGCCATGCTCACAGGGCTTGCCGGCTACGGAGTGAGTCTTGTTCTATTCGTCGTCGCGCTTCGTCAGCTTGGGACGGCACGGACCGGCGCCTACTTCTCGGTTGCGCCGTTGTTTGGGGTCGGCATTTCGCTGCTTATCTGGCCGGAGCAGCCGTCCGTCATCTTCTGGATTGCCGCGGCGTTGATGGCGCTTGGCATCTGGCTTCATGTACGCGAGCGGCACGAGCATGAGCATAGGCACGAACTGATGGAGCACTCGCACCGGCACCGGCATGACGAACATCACCAGCACGAACACGATTTTCCGTATGACGGTGACGAGCCCCACACCCATCCCCACGTCCATCTGCCCATCACGCATTCGCACGCGCATTTCCCGGATATTCACCATCGTCATCAGCATTAG
- a CDS encoding GntR family transcriptional regulator: MKNHATSSVVKRLDRSRHAAPQVFERLREMILSLELTPGTVLSRTELANQYGLSQTPVRDALMKLGEEGLVDIYPQHATVVSQINVTSALQAHFLRRSIELEVVRTLAEQRDAALIAQLRATIARQTELLDLKNYEQFSLLDQAFHRQMYEAAGVPQLWDLVRRLSGHIDRLRRLHLPVEGKTMAVVRDHTEIVDAIGKGDVEAAQAALRKHLSGTLNQIDQIRTSHPNFLADE, encoded by the coding sequence ATGAAAAACCACGCTACCTCGTCGGTGGTGAAGCGGCTCGACCGCTCCCGCCACGCCGCGCCGCAAGTATTCGAACGACTGCGCGAAATGATCCTTTCCCTCGAACTGACGCCGGGCACGGTGCTCTCGCGCACGGAACTGGCGAACCAGTACGGCTTGAGCCAGACGCCCGTGCGCGACGCGCTGATGAAGCTCGGCGAGGAAGGTCTTGTCGACATCTATCCGCAGCACGCGACGGTCGTTAGTCAGATCAACGTGACGTCCGCGTTGCAGGCGCATTTCCTGCGCCGCTCGATCGAACTGGAAGTGGTGCGTACGCTCGCGGAGCAGCGCGACGCGGCGCTGATCGCCCAGTTGCGCGCTACGATTGCGCGGCAAACGGAACTGCTCGACCTGAAGAACTACGAGCAGTTCTCGCTGCTCGATCAGGCGTTTCATCGGCAGATGTACGAGGCGGCGGGTGTGCCGCAGCTATGGGATCTGGTGCGTCGGCTGAGCGGTCATATCGACCGGCTGCGGCGCCTCCATTTGCCGGTGGAGGGCAAGACGATGGCGGTAGTGCGAGACCATACCGAGATCGTCGATGCAATCGGCAAGGGCGATGTCGAGGCCGCGCAGGCGGCGCTGCGCAAGCATTTGTCGGGGACGCTGAACCAGATCGATCAGATCAGGACCAGTCATCCGAATTTTCTGGCGGATGAGTGA